The nucleotide sequence caTTGATACTTCTGCTTTCTAACCTTTATAACCCCAAAATCTTGCTCGACCTTTGATATCGATACGGATGTATATCGTTGAAGATATGAGATCAATTTATTGTGTCAACGATTTTGCAGAAGCAAAATTGTTAATGCATCGAGCACGTTTCTATtgcttgaaatatttgtttataacAGCGTTGATAACAATTACCAACCTACGACAAATGGAACTAGACATACGATTAATTTTAAAAGTCGAGATACTTTCttcttaaacaaaaattattcaattatacACTTGATTGAATAATTATGCGTGAGTATCAAATTATATAGATATTGTAATAAGAAACAATTCGTTCCTTCTCCAACGAAATATAAAGTAATTGCAATAATATAGttaaatattaacatgtaaACTACAGACTATGCAAACCGATACATTGTTACATTATCGTGCATACATTTCTCATACCATGTAATAAACTACATTCACGATTAAGAAATGTAACGAAGGTAATATTTTACCCTAGGTTTTACTGTACATATTTATCAAGTGCGGGAATAAACGAAATATCCCTAGGCGTTAGTTATATTATGTTCAACACATACGCCACTCTATTATCTAATAATAATGGGTTGTTGATTTAATATTGGAACAGCTGATTCGAATCGGTGTGTCAAAAGAGTCTGAAGAATCttatgtattatttattgtCTGTATTTGACTTTGAGTGACATACAAACTTTTCGATAATCCGAATTAAGTAATAATATGTGTTGTCCTGACGGAAATTTCCGAAGAAATGGAACCTCTCGGCAAGTTGTGGCCTATTCCATACCTTCTGGAATTTGTTTTTATATTACATCGAACCACCTGTGAAGCAGTATCGTGAAGCATTTAATGAGAATTAACAATGGCAGATAAcgagaaaatttttgtttgccCATCAACTGGTTGCAATATGGTAATAAAGAAATTTACTTacattaaaaatacaataaacgtTGTCTTAAAGTTGGTTTATCGTTTTAAAGATTcttaattatttattgaaaGAAGAAAGGTAGGATGGTTTGTTCGAATATATAATCTAAATTGCACTTGTGTGTTATTACCAGAGTTTCTCAAACGAGGATAATTTGTTGGTACATAAAAGGAAGCACGATATGATACTGAATCTTGGAAATAGTTCCAAGAATGGAGGTTTTGTTGGTAAAGATTTATTGTAATTACTCTAGCTTTAATCCTATGATCGtacttgaaaaataaagaaatatttttatacaactTGTAGCAGACCAAACACCCACGCCGACACGTTTCATTAGAAACTGCGAGGAAGTTGGTCTATTTCAAGACTTGCAAAATGTAAATCCTTTCGAAGAAACCTTTAGGAGGGCAGTGGAATCTGGGAATACCGGTACACTTACAGTACCAGAGgtaaataacaaaattaaaacGAAACAAGATATTCTTGAAATCAATTTCTCATCTCGTCTCTTCTCTTCAGGCTGGTATTACAGATGACACACTGCATACACCGCACATATTCCCTCACATTGCGGATGTACTGTCTACTAGTAGTCAAATACTATCAGAGAATTCCGTGCAGGAGTGCGAAAATATCTCAATAACCGAAAAGGATACGGTAGTAGAAAAGACAAGCATTGGTACCGAAGTGTGCGCTACCGTTAAACTCACCGGTACGGACGAGGAAGATTTAATGAAAGACAAATTAACCGTGGAACGAAACGTAACGTTAACAGAGAATATTATCGATCACGTTACACACACGCCAATGATACCGAAAGTTCTCCAAGAACAAGCGAATCCGCATTTGTAAGTAAACGATTAATTGTTAAATGTTCATTTGTAATTTTGAAGTTCGTGAGCGAACGAGTgaagaataaatttttaaaaaagatcgATTAATGGCGAGGAGGTACAACTGTTGTTAAAAACGGCCGATGGAAAATTAATGCAATTGTCGGCGATTCCAGTATGCGATTCTATTAACACGACAAATGTACAATCGTTGAAGCAACAAACGGTTGTTATAAAAACGGAACCTCTTTTGCAATGTAATGCTAGATTGGACTGCAGAAAACCTACCATTTCTACGCTGTCTCTAGCAAAAATGGTATTTTAAAGCGTAGTTTAGAATATATTTACACGAAAGCGTTTAATTTCATCCCGTTTGCGAGTTAACGTTTCCCTCGTAATTACAGAAATTGAAACAAACTCTGACGAAAAACACCGGTTCGCAGAATCAGAAGCCTAATGGGAATTTTGGCAAGGACGAGTCGAATAGTGCGAAGAAAGGAAATAGGAATAAAACGTTGGAGGATCagttaaaaaagaaagaaattcttgAACGTAATCGAGCTAGCTCGATGAGAGCAAGAGCGAAAAGGAAAGCGTGGATACAGCAACTCGAGAGAACCGTGGCTAACGTCAACGAGACTAACGTGGCCCTGCAAATGGAAATTAAGGTCCTACGAACAGAGGTGGCGAAattaaagacacttttattggCTCATAAGGATTGTCCCATAACGAAAGCGATGCAGAAAGGTAGCACGAATAACAACAACTGCTCGTTTATTTTTCCGTGTATTCGCGTATTTGTAACTTCGTATTCTGTTTTACAGGGAATGGTATAGTACTCGGTCCAAAAATAATATCCGTAAATTCAGACGCGATCACCAGTCCAGTTCCAGTGGCACCCGCGATGAAAAGAACGACGACATTTTCTCCAACGGAAGTGCCTATCATGCCGAAGAAGAAGTTGTCTTTAGCACCGACGAAAAACCCTGTAATTTTTCCGAAAGTAGATTGCAATACAAATCTATCGCTTCCGAACGCTACGTTAATTAAAACGGTACCTACCTTAAAGATCATGAGCGTCGGGCAATTGTTGACGGAGAAGGAAGAGACGAAGCAAATTTTTATCGTGCAAAATCCAGCGAAGAAAGCAGAAAACCCTACTAGGCAAATAATTCAGATAAATCCAAACTACGAGATCGATCAGAGCTCGTCGAAAGCTAACGAAACGTGAAT is from Lasioglossum baleicum unplaced genomic scaffold, iyLasBale1 scaffold1916, whole genome shotgun sequence and encodes:
- the LOC143221114 gene encoding cyclic AMP-dependent transcription factor ATF-7-like, encoding MADNEKIFVCPSTGCNMSFSNEDNLLVHKRKHDMILNLGNSSKNGGFVADQTPTPTRFIRNCEEVGLFQDLQNVNPFEETFRRAVESGNTGTLTVPEAGITDDTLHTPHIFPHIADVLSTSSQILSENSVQECENISITEKDTVVEKTSIGTEVCATVKLTGTDEEDLMKDKLTVERNVTLTENIIDHVTHTPMIPKVLQEQANPHLSINGEEVQLLLKTADGKLMQLSAIPVCDSINTTNVQSLKQQTVVIKTEPLLQCNARLDCRKPTISTLSLAKMKLKQTLTKNTGSQNQKPNGNFGKDESNSAKKGNRNKTLEDQLKKKEILERNRASSMRARAKRKAWIQQLERTVANVNETNVALQMEIKVLRTEVAKLKTLLLAHKDCPITKAMQKGNGIVLGPKIISVNSDAITSPVPVAPAMKRTTTFSPTEVPIMPKKKLSLAPTKNPVIFPKVDCNTNLSLPNATLIKTVPTLKIMSVGQLLTEKEETKQIFIVQNPAKKAENPTRQIIQINPNYEIDQSSSKANET